One Oncorhynchus keta strain PuntledgeMale-10-30-2019 chromosome 22, Oket_V2, whole genome shotgun sequence DNA window includes the following coding sequences:
- the LOC118375128 gene encoding AP-1 complex subunit mu-1 — translation MSASAVYVLDLKGKVLVCRNYRGDVDMSEIEHFMPILMDREEEGNLSPILAHGGVRFMWIKHNNLYLVATSKKNACVSLVFSFLYKIIQVFSEYFKELEEESIRDNFVIIYELMDELMDFGYPQTTDSKILQEYITQEGHKLDTGGPRPPATVTNAVSWRSEGIKYRKNEVFLDVIESVNLLVSANGNVLRSEIVGSIKMRVFLSGMPELRLGLNDKVLFENTGRGKSKSVELEDTKFHQCVRLSRFENDRTISFIPPDGEFELMSYRLNTHVKPLIWIESVIEKHSHSRIEYMIKAKSQFKRRSTANNVEIHIPVPTDADSPKFKTTVGSVKWIPENSEVVWSIKSFPGGKEYLMRAHFGLPSVEAEDKEGKPPISVKFEIPYFTTSGIQVRYLKIIEKSGYQALPWVRYITQNGDYQLRTQ, via the exons ATGTCAGCAAGTGCGGTTTACGTGTTAGACCTCAAAGGCAAG GTTCTGGTTTGCCGTAACTACAGAGGAGATGTGGACATGTCAGAGATTGAGCACTTTATGCCCATccttatggacagagaggaggagggtaacTTATCCCCTATCCTGGCCCACGGAGGTGTCCGCTTCATGTGGATCAAACACAACAACCTGTACC TTGTAGCAACGTCTAagaaaaatgcttgtgtttcattGGTCTTCTCTTTCCTCTACAAAATTATTCAG GTTTTCTCAGAGTATTTTAAGGAGTTGGAAGAGGAGAGTATCAGAGATAACTTTGTCATCATCTATGAGTTGATGGATGAGTTGATGGACTTTGGCTACCCCCAGACCACTGACAGCAAGATCCTTCAAGA GTACATCACCCAAGAGGGGCACAAGCTAGACACGGGGGGCCCGCGCCCCCCTGCAACCGTCACCAACGCAGTGTCCTGGAGGTCAGAGGGCATCAAGTACAGGAAGAACGAAGTCTTCCTGGACGTCATTGAGTCTGTTAATCTTCTG GTCAGTGCGAATGGTAACGTGCTGCGCAGTGAGATCGTGGGCTCCATCAAGATGCGGGTGTTCCTGTCAGGGATGCCCGAGCTGCGTCTGGGGCTCAACGACAAAGTTCTCTTTGAGAACACTGGCC GAGGGAAGAGTAAATCAGTGGAGCTGGAGGACACCAAATTCCACCAGTGTGTGCGTCTGTCTCGCTTTGAGAATGACCGCACCATTTCTTTCATTCCTCCCGATGGAGAGTTTGAACTCATGTCCTACCGCCTCAACACACAC GTGAAGCCCCTGATCTGGATAGAGTCGGTGATAGAGAAACACTCCCACAGCAGGATCGAGTACATGATCAag GCTAAGAGTCAGTTCAAGAGGCGGTCCACAGCCAACAATGTGGAGATTCACATTCCAGTTCCCACAGACGCCGACTCGCCCAAGTTCAAGACCACGGTGGGCAGTGTCAAGTGGATCCCAGAGAACAGCGAGGTCGTCTGGTCCATTAAGTCATTCCCG GGGGGTAAGGAGTATCTGATGAGGGCTCACTTCGGTCTGCCCAGTGTGGAAGCAGAGGACAAGGAGGGGAAGCCCCCCATCAGTGTCAAGTTTGAGATCCCCTACTTCACTACTTCTGGCATCCAG GTGCGCTACCTGAAGATCATTGAGAAGAGTGGCTACCAGGCTCTGCCATGGGTTCGATACATCACACAGAACGGGG ATTACCAGCTCCGAACCCAATAG